One Armatimonadota bacterium genomic window carries:
- a CDS encoding 3-deoxy-7-phosphoheptulonate synthase, whose protein sequence is MRPTDDLRITDARPMIPPAILHEELPVSDEVSETVDKARQSIVEVLHGGDNRLVVVVGPCSVHDPASVFEYASRLAPVAEKLSDKLVMVVRAYFEKPRTTVGWKGYINDPDLNESYHINKGLRAARKLLLDINEMGLPTGSEFLDLQIPQHVADITAWVAIGARTTESQVHRELASGVSMPVGFKNTTEGNVQRAVEAVMAAKQSHWFPSITKQGVSSLFQTRGNEDCHVILRGGTQTGPNFSKEHVQNAVKLLNKHDLPAKVMIDASHGNSNKDHRNQGKVVESICEQLASPDHGIMGVMIESHLVEGRQDISDHMIYGQSVTDACTSFEDTVALLEKLASAVR, encoded by the coding sequence ATGCGACCTACGGACGACTTACGAATAACTGACGCGAGACCCATGATCCCGCCGGCGATCCTGCACGAAGAACTGCCGGTCTCCGACGAGGTTTCCGAAACGGTGGATAAGGCGCGCCAGTCGATCGTCGAGGTTTTGCACGGTGGGGATAACCGATTGGTGGTGGTCGTCGGTCCGTGTAGCGTCCACGACCCAGCGAGCGTTTTCGAGTATGCGTCGCGCCTGGCACCGGTTGCCGAAAAGCTTTCGGACAAGTTGGTCATGGTCGTTCGCGCCTACTTTGAGAAGCCGCGAACGACGGTTGGCTGGAAGGGCTATATCAACGACCCCGACCTGAACGAGTCGTACCATATTAATAAGGGCCTGCGAGCGGCGCGAAAGCTCCTGCTCGACATCAACGAGATGGGCCTGCCGACCGGCTCCGAGTTCCTCGACCTTCAGATTCCTCAGCACGTCGCCGACATCACCGCGTGGGTGGCCATCGGTGCGCGAACCACAGAGAGCCAAGTCCATCGTGAACTCGCCAGCGGCGTGTCGATGCCGGTCGGATTCAAAAACACCACCGAGGGCAACGTCCAGCGTGCGGTCGAGGCGGTCATGGCGGCGAAGCAGTCGCATTGGTTCCCTTCGATCACCAAGCAGGGCGTGTCGTCGCTGTTTCAAACGCGCGGCAATGAAGATTGCCATGTGATCCTGCGCGGCGGAACCCAAACCGGGCCGAACTTCTCGAAGGAGCATGTGCAGAACGCGGTGAAGCTTCTGAACAAGCACGACCTTCCGGCGAAGGTTATGATCGACGCGAGCCACGGAAACAGCAACAAGGACCACCGTAACCAGGGCAAGGTCGTGGAGAGCATCTGCGAGCAACTGGCGTCGCCGGACCATGGGATCATGGGCGTGATGATCGAGAGCCACCTCGTCGAAGGACGGCAGGACATCTCGGACCACATGATCTATGGGCAGAGCGTGACGGACGCCTGTACCTCGTTTGAGGATACGGTCGCGTTGCTGGAGAAGCTGGCTTCGGCGGTTCGGTAG
- a CDS encoding FliA/WhiG family RNA polymerase sigma factor — protein MPLSADQLQKAWKDFKVFKDPDARAEIINHFSYLVKITAGRLVTSLPGGLDREDLVGSGVIGLIKAVDQFDPTRDVKFETYAIALIRGAILEMLRDEDWVPRSIREKLKALDRTMMSLETELGRPATDHEIAETMQVSKEEVSELMVRMGRTNIYSLDDILGTSDGEEHVSFLELLADDDSNTSGEVEGKEIRRILTSGVDNLPERERLVIALYYFEGLTFKEIGRVLGVSESRVYQLHTQAMNRLRNHMRGEGGIHIR, from the coding sequence ATGCCACTCAGCGCAGACCAGCTTCAGAAAGCGTGGAAGGACTTCAAGGTCTTTAAGGACCCCGATGCCCGCGCCGAAATCATCAACCATTTTTCGTATCTCGTAAAGATCACAGCCGGTCGTCTCGTGACCAGTCTGCCTGGTGGCTTGGACAGGGAAGACCTCGTCGGCTCTGGCGTCATCGGTCTCATCAAAGCGGTCGATCAATTCGATCCCACTCGAGATGTTAAGTTTGAGACGTATGCGATCGCCCTTATCCGCGGCGCAATCCTCGAAATGCTTCGCGACGAGGACTGGGTGCCCCGCTCGATCCGCGAGAAGCTGAAGGCGCTTGATCGCACCATGATGTCGCTCGAAACCGAGCTTGGCCGACCCGCCACCGACCACGAAATCGCCGAGACGATGCAGGTTTCGAAGGAAGAGGTCAGCGAACTGATGGTTCGCATGGGTCGCACCAACATCTACAGCCTTGACGACATTCTCGGAACCAGCGACGGCGAAGAGCATGTCTCGTTCCTCGAACTTTTAGCCGACGATGACAGCAACACGTCGGGCGAAGTCGAAGGCAAAGAGATTCGACGAATCCTCACTTCTGGCGTCGACAATCTCCCAGAGCGAGAGCGGCTCGTTATTGCGCTTTACTACTTCGAAGGTCTGACTTTCAAAGAAATCGGACGCGTCTTGGGCGTTAGCGAGAGCCGAGTGTATCAGCTCCACACCCAAGCCATGAATCGCCTCCGCAACCACATGCGGGGAGAAGGCGGGATTCACATTCGGTGA
- a CDS encoding PQQ-binding-like beta-propeller repeat protein, whose product MKKLTLISISAVAITGMSVAAMRFLPGNVTPWRAFHAFAERNGIGANTLASYNTSSIGSIGTTYGSPVLTSGPSANFSYGYRGALVVCNTSGDVCCLPISGGGTQSWTYTTGGAIYGTPWIGNLLDLDDVFVGSDDNYFYRISNDPNSTNQGSVKAAYQTGGAIRSSPCGDESPASAPGGPNDGYIYFGCDDYKIYSLRAQTPTNGDGLSFEWSYTTGGVVESSPTFDSVNVYVGSDDGYMYAIRRKDNGSLWSKGDLCFRYQTGDAIRSTPCIYGGKIFFGSRDDYIYAIDVTTQSLSWSYQTGGNVDSSPAVSKSGSNIYVGSDDGYLYCISTGGTYQWSLNLGSPIKSSPAVANDGTIFVGTDSDGVYHVSTSGSVLHHFSSGVNVYPSVAIGKTDATSGATGRAFYVTTAGNIYDIK is encoded by the coding sequence ATGAAGAAACTCACTCTTATTTCAATTTCGGCTGTAGCAATCACCGGCATGAGCGTTGCCGCTATGCGGTTTCTTCCCGGAAACGTGACCCCTTGGCGGGCCTTCCACGCCTTTGCCGAGCGAAACGGTATCGGCGCAAATACGCTTGCGAGCTACAACACCAGCTCAATTGGCAGCATTGGTACGACTTATGGGTCACCTGTGCTGACGTCGGGTCCATCGGCAAATTTCAGCTATGGGTATCGCGGTGCACTCGTGGTTTGCAACACGTCGGGTGATGTCTGCTGTCTGCCGATCTCCGGCGGTGGCACCCAAAGCTGGACCTACACGACTGGGGGTGCCATTTACGGTACGCCGTGGATTGGCAATCTCCTCGACCTAGACGATGTTTTTGTCGGGTCGGACGACAATTATTTTTATCGGATCAGTAACGACCCCAATTCCACGAATCAGGGTTCGGTCAAAGCAGCCTATCAGACCGGTGGGGCAATTCGGTCTTCGCCGTGTGGAGACGAATCGCCGGCCTCGGCCCCGGGGGGTCCCAATGATGGCTACATTTACTTTGGTTGCGACGACTACAAGATTTATAGCCTGCGCGCCCAAACCCCGACCAATGGTGATGGCCTTTCCTTCGAATGGAGCTACACAACGGGTGGAGTCGTAGAATCCTCGCCGACCTTTGACAGTGTTAACGTCTACGTTGGATCGGACGACGGGTACATGTATGCCATTCGGCGAAAGGACAACGGCTCGCTCTGGTCGAAAGGTGATCTTTGCTTCCGCTATCAAACCGGCGATGCAATCCGTTCGACGCCGTGCATCTACGGAGGAAAGATTTTCTTTGGTTCGCGAGACGACTATATCTACGCCATCGATGTCACTACCCAGTCGCTCAGTTGGAGCTACCAGACGGGGGGAAATGTTGATTCGTCGCCCGCGGTCTCGAAGAGCGGCTCAAACATCTACGTTGGGTCTGATGATGGGTATCTGTACTGTATCTCGACCGGTGGAACTTACCAGTGGAGTCTCAACCTCGGATCGCCAATCAAGTCGTCGCCAGCGGTTGCGAACGACGGCACGATCTTCGTCGGCACTGACTCGGACGGCGTGTACCACGTTTCAACCAGCGGTTCGGTTCTCCACCATTTCAGCAGTGGTGTGAACGTGTATCCCTCGGTTGCGATCGGCAAGACCGATGCTACTTCTGGTGCTACGGGGCGAGCCTTCTACGTCACGACGGCTGGCAACATCTACGACATCAAGTAG
- a CDS encoding (4Fe-4S)-binding protein: MDRHVERDYESDDLTVHWRSAKCVHCGNCVRGLSTVFDLQRHPWIDMEGATSDEIVAQIEKCPSGALSFTRKR; the protein is encoded by the coding sequence ATGGATCGCCACGTTGAGCGGGATTACGAGTCGGATGATCTGACAGTGCATTGGCGTAGCGCCAAGTGTGTGCATTGCGGAAACTGCGTGCGTGGACTATCCACGGTGTTCGATCTGCAACGCCATCCGTGGATCGACATGGAAGGGGCGACGTCGGATGAGATCGTTGCCCAGATTGAGAAGTGCCCGTCCGGGGCGCTGTCGTTTACTCGGAAGCGCTAG
- the nrdR gene encoding transcriptional repressor NrdR, giving the protein MHCPFCGNDDLKVLDSRPGADGESIRRRRECAGCAKRFTTWERFERARLFVIKRDGSRCDFNREKVFDSMRLACGKRPVSVETMRQAAIRIEDELYRKFEDEVSTKEIGSCVMRELATIDTVAYVRFASVYREFETVADFAEMIERVQTEEALSPFKHLQKELIS; this is encoded by the coding sequence ATGCACTGCCCTTTTTGCGGAAACGATGATTTGAAGGTCCTGGATTCTCGTCCGGGAGCCGATGGCGAGTCGATCCGGCGTAGAAGGGAATGTGCCGGTTGCGCCAAGCGCTTCACCACCTGGGAGCGGTTCGAGAGGGCTCGCCTGTTCGTCATCAAACGCGACGGCAGTCGGTGCGATTTCAACCGCGAAAAAGTGTTCGATTCCATGCGACTCGCCTGCGGCAAGCGCCCGGTCTCAGTTGAGACAATGCGACAGGCGGCCATCCGCATCGAAGACGAACTCTATCGCAAATTCGAGGACGAGGTCAGTACGAAGGAAATCGGGTCGTGTGTCATGCGCGAACTCGCGACGATCGACACGGTTGCCTACGTCCGGTTCGCATCGGTCTATCGAGAATTCGAAACCGTTGCCGACTTCGCCGAAATGATCGAGCGAGTGCAGACCGAAGAGGCGCTCTCGCCGTTCAAACACCTTCAAAAAGAACTTATATCATAG
- a CDS encoding adenosylcobalamin-dependent ribonucleoside-diphosphate reductase: MKIRRYFTQSGKDPYAGIDFEPRKSEIRNPDGSTVFLMENVMVPSPWSQVATDILAQKYFRKAGLTPGKVYGVEYSPMNESSINPAEARETDSRQVFHRLAGCWRHWGEEYGYFDSKEDAQAFYDELVHMLARQIAAPNSPQWFNTGLHFAYGITGTPQGHYYVDPKTTQLSLSKNAYERPQPHACFILSVRDDLVNEGGIMDLWTREARIFKYGSGVGTNFSQIRGENEKLSGGGKSSGLMSFLRVGDRSAGAIKSGGTTRRAAKMVCLDIDHPDIEEFIHWKVKEEQKVASLVTGSKLNQRHINAIMKACYVDGVVNANPRTNSALWTAVAEAKLDEIPTNYIQRAIQFAEQGYTSIEFPTYDTGYESEAYMTVSGQNSNNSIRVSNEFFQAVEADSDWNLTTRTTKKVAKTLSAKDLWEDLCEAAWNCADPGLQYDSTINEWHTCPAHGRINASNPCSEYMFLDDTACNLASINLATLYDRETGIFDVEGYVHAINVWTVVLEISVLMAQFPSKEIAQLSYDFRTLGLGYANLGALLMQMGIPYDSKDGFAIAGALTSILGGESYATSAEMAKQHGPFPKFHPNRDHMLRVIRNHRRAAYDAPTEEYEELSILPVGIDQQVCPSLLLKAAHKAWDRAVEIGERNGFRNAQVTVLAPTGTIGLIMDCDTTGIEPDFALVKFKKLSGGGYFKIINQSIPPALKKLGYSQEQIEDIVGYATGYKTLKNAPSINHETLKAKGFTDEVLTQLEKGLESAFELKFVFNKFNLGEEFCTKTLGISEEDLNDWTFDMLAYLGFTRDQIEAANEYVCGSMTIEGAPHLKEEHLPIFDCANKCGKKGKRFISAEGHIRMMAAAQPFLSGAISKTINLPAEARVQDVHDAYWLSWKLGLKANALYRDGSKLSQPLNSSTSDSAAAILEATLDGDQIGEHRELVGASASGPTKDASPDGEAGELANRMRGTDLIGQDLSQHEQIEKIATKLVYRYISKRRLMPGRRRGYTQKARVGGHKVYLRTGEFEDGTLGEIFVDMHREGAAFRSLMNCFAIAVSLGLQYGVPLEEFVEAFVFTRFEPNGMVSGHDNIKMSTSVIDYIFRELAMSYLGRNELVQVKPEDLRNDTVGQPTDYPDYDDEEEIAELEDSEIPPGFAASDHSSRGYLANRDQSPLPFDGNPEALGSPTESLTRNQQGTEPKFEERMVSGHGANGVGLFEVSDNAPTIVKKAYLAGEAPAVSSPSPNGEVSGGIVAGRRGEVAKATPKLSEVSEKIRMARLQGYEGDPCGNCGAFTLVRNGVCLKCQSCGETSGCS, encoded by the coding sequence ATGAAAATTCGACGCTACTTTACGCAATCTGGTAAGGACCCATACGCCGGTATCGACTTCGAGCCGCGCAAGAGCGAAATCCGCAACCCGGACGGTTCAACCGTTTTCCTTATGGAGAACGTCATGGTCCCGTCGCCGTGGAGCCAAGTCGCCACCGACATCCTCGCCCAGAAGTATTTTCGTAAAGCCGGACTGACACCAGGGAAGGTATATGGCGTCGAATACAGTCCGATGAACGAGTCGTCCATCAACCCGGCCGAGGCTCGCGAGACCGACTCGCGCCAGGTCTTCCACCGCCTCGCCGGCTGCTGGCGGCACTGGGGCGAGGAGTATGGCTACTTCGACTCCAAAGAGGATGCCCAAGCGTTCTATGACGAGCTTGTGCACATGCTGGCCCGGCAGATCGCCGCGCCCAACTCGCCGCAGTGGTTCAACACCGGCCTGCACTTCGCCTACGGCATCACCGGGACCCCGCAGGGCCACTACTATGTGGACCCCAAGACGACCCAGCTTTCGCTTTCCAAGAACGCCTACGAGCGCCCGCAACCCCACGCGTGCTTCATCCTAAGTGTGCGAGACGACCTGGTCAACGAAGGCGGCATCATGGACCTGTGGACCCGCGAGGCCCGCATCTTCAAGTACGGTTCCGGCGTCGGCACCAACTTCTCTCAGATTCGCGGCGAGAACGAAAAGCTCAGCGGCGGCGGCAAATCCAGCGGTCTCATGAGCTTCCTTCGCGTTGGCGACCGATCGGCGGGCGCCATCAAGTCCGGCGGCACCACTCGCCGTGCGGCCAAGATGGTTTGTCTTGACATCGACCACCCGGATATCGAAGAGTTCATCCACTGGAAGGTCAAGGAGGAACAGAAAGTCGCCTCTCTCGTGACTGGCTCCAAGCTCAACCAGCGGCACATCAACGCCATCATGAAGGCGTGTTATGTGGACGGCGTCGTCAACGCCAATCCGCGAACCAACTCCGCCCTCTGGACGGCTGTCGCCGAAGCCAAGCTCGACGAAATCCCGACGAACTACATCCAGCGCGCCATCCAGTTTGCCGAGCAAGGCTACACCAGCATCGAGTTCCCGACCTACGACACCGGTTACGAATCCGAAGCATATATGACGGTTTCGGGTCAGAACTCTAACAATTCGATCCGCGTTTCCAACGAATTCTTCCAAGCCGTCGAGGCCGATTCCGACTGGAACCTCACCACCCGGACCACCAAGAAGGTCGCCAAGACCCTATCGGCCAAGGACCTGTGGGAGGACCTCTGCGAGGCCGCATGGAACTGCGCCGACCCCGGACTCCAGTACGACAGCACCATCAACGAGTGGCACACCTGCCCAGCCCACGGGCGCATCAACGCCAGCAATCCGTGCTCGGAATACATGTTCCTGGACGACACCGCGTGCAACCTGGCATCGATCAACCTCGCCACGCTGTACGATCGCGAGACCGGAATTTTCGACGTCGAAGGCTATGTCCATGCCATCAACGTCTGGACTGTGGTCCTGGAAATCTCGGTGCTGATGGCCCAGTTCCCCAGCAAGGAGATCGCCCAGCTCAGCTACGACTTCCGCACCCTCGGCCTCGGCTATGCAAACCTTGGCGCATTGCTCATGCAGATGGGCATCCCCTACGACAGCAAGGACGGCTTTGCCATCGCTGGCGCGCTGACCTCTATCCTCGGCGGCGAAAGCTACGCTACCAGCGCCGAGATGGCCAAACAGCACGGCCCGTTCCCCAAGTTCCACCCGAACCGGGACCACATGCTCCGCGTCATCCGCAACCACCGACGCGCCGCCTACGACGCACCGACCGAAGAGTACGAAGAGCTTTCGATCCTGCCTGTCGGCATCGACCAGCAGGTCTGCCCGTCGCTGTTGCTGAAGGCGGCTCACAAGGCGTGGGACCGTGCCGTCGAGATCGGCGAACGAAACGGTTTCCGCAACGCTCAGGTGACCGTCCTTGCCCCCACCGGCACCATCGGCCTCATCATGGACTGCGACACTACCGGCATCGAGCCCGACTTCGCCTTGGTGAAGTTCAAGAAGCTCTCCGGCGGTGGCTACTTCAAGATCATCAACCAGAGCATTCCGCCAGCGCTGAAGAAGCTCGGCTACTCGCAAGAGCAGATCGAAGACATCGTCGGCTACGCTACCGGCTACAAAACGCTGAAAAACGCGCCGTCGATCAACCACGAAACGCTGAAGGCAAAGGGCTTTACCGACGAGGTCCTGACTCAGTTGGAGAAGGGGCTGGAGTCGGCTTTCGAACTCAAGTTCGTTTTCAATAAGTTCAATCTTGGTGAAGAATTCTGTACCAAAACGCTCGGAATCTCCGAAGAGGATCTGAACGATTGGACGTTCGACATGCTCGCCTATCTTGGCTTCACTCGTGACCAGATTGAAGCCGCCAACGAGTACGTGTGCGGCTCGATGACGATCGAAGGCGCTCCGCACCTTAAGGAAGAGCACCTGCCAATCTTTGACTGCGCCAACAAGTGCGGCAAGAAAGGCAAGCGGTTCATCTCCGCCGAAGGACACATCCGCATGATGGCGGCGGCCCAGCCGTTCCTCTCGGGTGCGATCTCCAAGACGATTAACCTTCCGGCCGAAGCGCGAGTGCAGGACGTGCATGACGCTTACTGGCTTTCGTGGAAGCTCGGCCTCAAAGCCAACGCGCTGTACCGAGACGGCTCGAAGCTCAGCCAACCGCTGAACTCGTCGACCAGCGACTCCGCCGCCGCAATTCTGGAAGCAACCCTGGATGGGGACCAAATCGGTGAGCATCGCGAACTGGTGGGTGCCTCGGCTAGCGGACCGACGAAGGATGCTTCTCCGGATGGAGAAGCCGGTGAGCTTGCGAACCGGATGAGGGGAACCGATCTCATCGGTCAGGACCTCTCCCAACACGAACAAATCGAAAAGATCGCCACGAAACTGGTCTACCGCTACATCAGCAAGCGACGCCTGATGCCTGGCCGACGCCGAGGCTACACCCAAAAGGCCCGAGTTGGCGGTCACAAGGTCTATCTGCGAACTGGTGAATTCGAAGACGGGACCCTGGGCGAAATCTTTGTCGACATGCACCGGGAAGGAGCCGCCTTCCGGTCGTTGATGAACTGCTTCGCCATCGCCGTCTCGCTCGGCCTGCAGTACGGCGTCCCGCTCGAAGAGTTCGTCGAGGCGTTCGTCTTCACCCGCTTCGAGCCGAACGGCATGGTCAGCGGCCACGACAACATCAAGATGTCCACCTCGGTCATCGACTACATCTTCCGCGAACTCGCGATGTCGTACCTCGGCCGCAACGAGCTGGTCCAGGTGAAGCCGGAAGACCTGCGCAACGACACCGTTGGCCAGCCGACCGACTACCCGGACTACGACGATGAAGAGGAAATCGCTGAACTGGAGGACTCCGAAATCCCGCCGGGATTCGCGGCCTCCGACCACTCCTCGCGTGGCTACCTCGCCAACCGCGACCAGAGCCCGCTCCCTTTTGACGGCAACCCAGAGGCCCTGGGCTCACCGACCGAATCGCTCACCCGCAACCAGCAGGGAACCGAGCCGAAGTTCGAAGAGCGAATGGTCAGTGGCCACGGTGCGAACGGCGTCGGCCTGTTCGAGGTGTCCGACAATGCCCCCACAATCGTGAAGAAGGCTTATCTCGCGGGCGAAGCTCCGGCTGTATCTAGCCCCTCCCCTAATGGGGAGGTGTCCGGCGGCATAGTCGCAGGACGGAGGGGTGAGGTTGCGAAAGCAACACCTAAACTTTCCGAAGTCTCCGAGAAGATCCGAATGGCCCGCCTGCAAGGCTACGAAGGCGACCCCTGCGGTAACTGCGGCGCGTTCACGCTGGTGAGGAACGGCGTGTGCCTGAAGTGCCAGAGTTGCGGAGAAACCAGCGGCTGTAGCTAG
- a CDS encoding pirin family protein, producing the protein MSQRRAAILFSPTSIDEAKGVTINRVIGGERMAILDPIMLLDHASIGPESDVVGFPRHPHRGIETVSYVITGEVGHKDSIGNEGIVGPGGTQWMTAGNGIYHEEMMKPGNEGAEMLQLWFSLPRDQKRIPPAYHGGPAASVPQIVEGGKTVRIVAGSYANTSGMFDGIAAKPTILDVQLEPNTEFEIPTEVNAATLAYVIRGSVTTDGKAASAPKVVVFSSGEKVVIQAGPNGARLFFVSAVPLDEPILQYRSFVMNSVDDIDETLEMIHAGTFAR; encoded by the coding sequence ATGAGCCAACGCCGAGCCGCTATTCTCTTCTCTCCAACGTCCATCGATGAGGCCAAAGGGGTGACGATCAACCGAGTCATCGGTGGGGAGCGGATGGCGATTCTCGATCCCATCATGCTTCTCGATCATGCCAGCATCGGACCAGAGTCGGATGTCGTCGGCTTTCCTCGCCATCCCCACCGCGGCATCGAGACCGTCAGCTATGTGATCACAGGGGAGGTCGGTCACAAGGATAGTATTGGTAATGAGGGCATTGTCGGCCCGGGTGGCACCCAGTGGATGACGGCAGGCAACGGCATCTACCACGAAGAGATGATGAAGCCAGGGAACGAGGGTGCCGAAATGCTTCAGCTTTGGTTTAGTCTTCCTCGCGACCAGAAGCGCATTCCGCCCGCCTACCACGGCGGACCAGCCGCCTCGGTTCCCCAGATCGTTGAGGGCGGAAAAACGGTTCGAATCGTCGCCGGAAGCTATGCCAACACAAGCGGAATGTTTGACGGAATCGCGGCCAAGCCGACGATTTTGGACGTCCAGTTGGAGCCTAATACCGAGTTTGAAATTCCGACCGAGGTCAATGCAGCCACCCTTGCCTATGTCATCCGCGGTTCGGTCACGACGGACGGAAAGGCCGCATCGGCTCCGAAAGTCGTCGTGTTTAGCAGTGGCGAAAAGGTCGTGATCCAAGCCGGTCCGAACGGCGCGCGGCTCTTCTTTGTTTCGGCGGTGCCACTCGACGAGCCGATCCTGCAGTACCGCTCGTTCGTGATGAATTCCGTCGATGACATCGACGAAACGCTGGAAATGATCCACGCGGGCACGTTCGCTCGGTAA
- the tsaE gene encoding tRNA (adenosine(37)-N6)-threonylcarbamoyltransferase complex ATPase subunit type 1 TsaE produces MTEIFVGSEREMLELGERLARMFVEADLVLFEGELGAGKTTLIRGILHGLGWKDAVRSPTYNLFSVYDTVPPVLHADLYRVANTAGTGIEDYLESHVCLVEWPKALEGVVDLDDAKRISIVFEGDGRRVRLSNINL; encoded by the coding sequence ATGACGGAAATTTTCGTCGGATCTGAAAGAGAAATGCTCGAGCTAGGCGAACGCCTAGCTCGAATGTTTGTGGAAGCCGATCTGGTTCTCTTCGAGGGAGAACTTGGGGCAGGCAAGACGACGCTGATTCGAGGCATCCTGCACGGATTGGGGTGGAAGGATGCGGTGCGCTCACCCACCTACAATCTCTTCTCGGTTTACGACACGGTGCCGCCGGTCCTGCACGCTGATCTGTATCGCGTGGCCAATACTGCGGGAACCGGCATCGAGGACTATCTCGAATCGCATGTATGCCTGGTGGAGTGGCCAAAGGCGCTGGAGGGCGTCGTTGATCTGGACGACGCGAAGCGGATTTCCATCGTCTTCGAGGGCGACGGGCGACGGGTCCGACTGAGTAACATCAATCTATGA
- a CDS encoding aquaporin produces the protein MNKKALIAEFIGPFALCYGGILSIHNSGGNLVVPALCHGLIIAVFVTAFAAISGGHLNPAVTCAFIATGKIKMTDGIAYIVSQCIGAVCGSLAVLGSGLGKDVVSGGTPVLAPNLTMVNGIVLEAIATFFFLLVIFGTAVDKRAPKMGGLLIGLTISLDILAIGPLTGGAMNPSRWLGPALVTQENLGNVVIYFVGPILGAVLGAVLYDKVLAPQSTE, from the coding sequence ATGAACAAAAAGGCACTCATCGCTGAGTTTATTGGCCCGTTCGCTCTCTGTTATGGAGGAATCCTTTCAATTCACAATTCAGGGGGGAATCTTGTCGTCCCCGCTCTTTGTCATGGTCTTATCATCGCCGTTTTTGTCACTGCCTTTGCTGCCATCAGTGGCGGGCACCTTAATCCTGCCGTTACCTGCGCCTTCATCGCGACCGGCAAGATCAAAATGACCGACGGCATTGCCTACATCGTGTCTCAATGCATTGGGGCCGTGTGCGGTTCACTCGCCGTCCTGGGCTCAGGGCTTGGCAAAGACGTGGTTTCGGGCGGGACTCCCGTTCTTGCGCCCAACCTGACCATGGTGAACGGTATCGTGCTCGAAGCCATCGCGACATTCTTCTTTCTACTGGTCATCTTTGGCACCGCCGTTGACAAGCGCGCACCGAAGATGGGCGGTCTTCTGATCGGGCTGACTATTTCCCTCGACATCCTCGCCATCGGTCCGCTGACTGGCGGCGCGATGAATCCGTCGCGCTGGCTCGGCCCCGCTTTGGTAACGCAGGAGAATCTCGGCAATGTCGTCATCTATTTCGTCGGTCCAATCCTCGGCGCCGTGCTGGGGGCGGTGCTTTACGATAAGGTTCTGGCCCCACAATCAACTGAATGA
- a CDS encoding gfo/Idh/MocA family oxidoreductase, translated as MSLRIGLVSAAHVHTPSYAHQFANHERTTVSGVWDDDAARGKKFAADRGLRFFAKLEDLLDECDAVAISSENNKHATHIQACANAKKPIICEKPVVAKREEFDVVRRAVSDNGVKFMTAFPCRFSPAYQALRARVQSGEVGEIRAINATNRGTCPGRWFTDPSLSGGGAMIDHVVHVADLLRDLLGQEPSSVYAQIGNNMYGQVWDDTAMVSLEYPSGVFATLDSSWSRPPSFKTWGDVTMKIVGDDGVLNLDMFGQGIDLYRNDAKVSHGLAGYGSDLDGAMVEAFIRSVLDDEPIAVTLEDGLAAVSVSLRAYEATKRKETVGVS; from the coding sequence ATGAGTCTTCGCATCGGGTTGGTGAGCGCCGCCCACGTCCACACGCCGAGCTATGCGCACCAGTTTGCCAACCACGAGCGAACGACGGTCAGCGGCGTCTGGGACGACGATGCGGCGCGAGGAAAGAAGTTTGCCGCCGATCGCGGACTTCGATTTTTCGCCAAGTTGGAAGACCTGCTCGACGAATGCGATGCCGTGGCGATTTCGAGCGAGAACAACAAGCACGCCACCCACATTCAGGCGTGCGCTAACGCCAAGAAACCGATTATCTGCGAAAAGCCGGTTGTCGCGAAACGCGAGGAGTTCGACGTCGTTCGGCGGGCGGTCAGTGACAATGGCGTCAAATTCATGACCGCTTTCCCATGCCGTTTCTCGCCGGCTTACCAAGCTCTGCGGGCGCGCGTTCAGAGCGGCGAAGTGGGAGAGATCCGCGCCATCAACGCTACCAACCGAGGTACCTGCCCAGGACGTTGGTTCACGGATCCGTCGCTGAGCGGCGGCGGTGCGATGATCGACCACGTTGTCCATGTGGCCGATCTTCTGCGCGACCTCCTTGGTCAGGAGCCGAGTTCGGTCTACGCTCAGATCGGGAATAACATGTACGGCCAGGTGTGGGACGACACCGCGATGGTCTCGCTTGAGTACCCGAGCGGCGTTTTTGCCACCCTGGATTCGTCCTGGTCTCGCCCGCCGTCGTTTAAGACTTGGGGCGACGTGACGATGAAGATCGTGGGCGACGACGGGGTGCTCAACCTCGATATGTTCGGGCAGGGAATCGACCTTTATCGCAATGACGCCAAGGTCAGCCACGGCCTCGCCGGTTATGGGAGCGACCTGGACGGCGCGATGGTGGAAGCGTTCATCCGAAGCGTTCTCGACGACGAGCCGATCGCCGTCACCCTGGAGGACGGGCTGGCGGCTGTGTCGGTTTCCCTGCGGGCCTACGAGGCGACGAAGCGAAAGGAAACCGTTGGCGTTTCCTAA